One stretch of Nitratiruptor tergarcus DSM 16512 DNA includes these proteins:
- a CDS encoding EscU/YscU/HrcU family type III secretion system export apparatus switch protein, whose protein sequence is MKKKAVALKKITQEIKVVGKGEGYIAKKIIEVAEEHDIPIKSDRELVEKLFAVELYDDVPEELYEYIVKVLDFLYNIRK, encoded by the coding sequence ATGAAGAAAAAAGCTGTAGCACTAAAAAAAATAACACAAGAGATAAAAGTTGTTGGTAAAGGGGAGGGATATATTGCCAAGAAGATCATAGAAGTGGCTGAAGAACATGATATTCCAATCAAAAGTGATAGAGAGCTTGTAGAAAAACTCTTTGCAGTAGAGTTGTATGATGATGTGCCAGAGGAGCTCTATGAGTATATTGTAAAAGTACTCGATTTTCTATACAATATACGAAAATAA
- the recO gene encoding recombination protein RecO has translation MIKIIANSNALLTKQVNLYYNHTMQGYILNITQAKNEDLIVHVLTHKRLYTLYRFYGARHATINLGYKIDFTIEQQLGYLPKLRNITHLGYSWLKNLHKSLLWQQFIKLLYLHLRDLEDIESFYMEMLDSLAKKITRQNPKRAIIEEYVKMLEYEGRLHRDFVCFVCEQPIDEPTLVRSFLPAHTYCVGQEALSKKRLAYLFAHKDAQYLDDKEIERLWNIILQGL, from the coding sequence TTGATAAAAATTATAGCGAATTCAAATGCTCTTCTTACAAAACAAGTAAATTTATACTACAATCACACCATGCAAGGCTATATTCTCAATATAACACAAGCCAAAAATGAAGATCTTATTGTCCATGTCCTCACCCATAAACGTCTTTATACCCTCTATCGTTTCTATGGCGCTAGACATGCTACTATCAATTTAGGATACAAGATAGATTTTACTATAGAGCAGCAACTAGGATACCTTCCAAAACTCCGCAATATCACCCATCTTGGCTACTCATGGCTTAAAAATCTGCACAAAAGTCTTCTTTGGCAACAGTTTATAAAACTGCTCTATCTGCACTTGCGTGACTTAGAAGATATTGAGAGTTTTTATATGGAGATGCTCGATTCTCTTGCAAAAAAAATTACGCGACAAAATCCAAAAAGAGCTATTATAGAAGAGTATGTAAAAATGTTAGAGTATGAGGGAAGGCTCCATCGAGATTTTGTCTGTTTTGTATGTGAGCAGCCTATAGATGAACCTACACTAGTACGCTCATTCTTGCCTGCTCATACTTATTGCGTAGGACAAGAAGCATTGAGCAAAAAGAGACTTGCATACCTCTTTGCTCATAAAGATGCCCAGTACCTTGATGATAAAGAGATAGAGAGGTTATGGAATATCATACTCCAAGGTCTATGA
- a CDS encoding DJ-1 family glyoxalase III → MAKVLVPLADGFEEIEAMAIIDVLNRAGNSVVVAGLFDNEVEGANTGLKVLVHDLLKDVDPEEFDLMVLPGGLPGAEHLAKSELVQEYIKRMNEKGKLVGAICAAPWALKEAGVLEGKKHTNYPGFEEKTGQEGYIPDQKVVIDGNVVTSRGPGTAICFALELVKLLNGEAMYQQLKEGLLADYC, encoded by the coding sequence ATGGCAAAAGTATTAGTACCATTGGCAGATGGGTTTGAAGAGATTGAGGCGATGGCTATTATTGATGTGTTAAATCGTGCCGGAAATAGTGTTGTAGTTGCTGGACTTTTTGATAATGAGGTAGAGGGAGCAAATACAGGCCTTAAAGTTTTGGTACATGATCTTTTAAAAGATGTGGATCCAGAAGAGTTTGACCTCATGGTACTTCCTGGAGGACTTCCTGGGGCAGAGCATCTAGCAAAAAGCGAGCTAGTACAAGAGTATATCAAACGCATGAATGAAAAAGGAAAACTTGTTGGAGCAATCTGTGCAGCTCCTTGGGCTTTGAAAGAGGCTGGAGTGTTAGAGGGCAAAAAGCATACGAATTATCCTGGTTTTGAAGAAAAAACAGGACAAGAGGGATATATTCCAGATCAAAAAGTAGTTATTGATGGCAATGTAGTAACATCACGTGGACCTGGTACAGCAATCTGTTTTGCATTGGAGCTAGTCAAACTTCTCAACGGCGAAGCGATGTATCAACAACTCAAAGAGGGACTTTTAGCAGATTACTGCTAA
- a CDS encoding glycosyltransferase family 2 protein codes for MKMQLRATSPLFSVIIPVYNREHTIARAIESVLQQSFQDFELIVVDDGSTDKTPQILSQYPITIIRQSNRGVSAARNAGIKAARGKIIALLDSDDEWKQDHLATHAAFFAANPAYKIHQTDEIWIRNGKFLNKKKIHQKKGGNIFYDSLHLCLISPSAVAIKKELFDEVGLFREDFEVCEDYELWLRITKKYPVGFTPQATVIKYGGHSDQLSQKYFGMDRWRIRAMLPFCDDPKVIEVALKKCAILLTGARKHQNREILEEFIPIYEQLLQKHKVFAGKN; via the coding sequence ATGAAGATGCAGTTGCGCGCTACCTCTCCACTCTTTAGTGTTATAATACCTGTATATAATCGCGAACATACTATCGCTCGAGCTATTGAATCGGTATTGCAGCAAAGCTTTCAAGATTTTGAACTTATTGTAGTCGATGATGGATCTACTGATAAAACTCCCCAAATTCTCTCGCAATACCCAATTACCATCATACGCCAATCAAACAGGGGTGTAAGTGCAGCGCGCAACGCAGGTATCAAAGCTGCAAGGGGAAAAATTATAGCCCTCCTTGACAGTGATGATGAGTGGAAGCAAGATCACCTTGCAACACATGCTGCATTTTTTGCTGCTAATCCAGCATACAAAATCCACCAAACAGATGAGATATGGATTCGTAATGGTAAGTTTTTAAATAAAAAAAAGATTCATCAAAAAAAGGGAGGCAATATATTTTATGACTCTTTGCACCTCTGTCTCATTTCTCCCTCTGCAGTCGCAATAAAAAAAGAGCTTTTCGATGAAGTGGGTCTCTTTCGCGAAGATTTTGAAGTTTGCGAAGATTATGAGCTATGGCTGCGTATTACAAAAAAGTATCCTGTAGGATTTACTCCTCAAGCTACTGTCATCAAATATGGTGGACACTCTGATCAACTCTCACAAAAATATTTTGGTATGGATAGATGGCGTATAAGAGCGATGCTACCATTTTGCGATGATCCAAAAGTGATAGAAGTTGCTTTAAAAAAGTGTGCAATTCTCCTCACAGGAGCAAGAAAACATCAAAATAGAGAGATTTTAGAAGAGTTTATACCAATCTATGAGCAACTCCTGCAAAAACACAAGGTTTTTGCAGGCAAAAATTAG
- a CDS encoding HAD-IIB family hydrolase, which translates to MEFFISDVDKTLLRSDLKVSKFTQEIWNSFTKPLSIATARSYTGAKKLLAPLQLQYPMILLDGAMIASSDGKIIKINALSKEVTDEIIAVIEKEFDERPLIVGYDKDTERFLYPKKLNIHQKELLQNYHNDKRVLNIDRLQGLEQNLKIVYLGDEKTLQSIEQKVKSLFKVESKLSKDPYQNCHFLTFLHPKGDKAHALKELEEIVGVSPKDVTAFGDSLNDIGMFRLSGKAVAVANALQKVKEEADIVLPWSNDEDAVARYLSTL; encoded by the coding sequence TTGGAATTTTTTATAAGTGATGTAGATAAAACACTCTTGCGCAGTGATTTAAAAGTAAGCAAATTCACACAAGAGATTTGGAATAGTTTTACAAAACCTCTTTCAATAGCAACTGCAAGAAGCTATACAGGCGCAAAAAAGCTCTTGGCGCCTCTGCAGCTTCAATATCCGATGATACTTCTTGATGGTGCAATGATAGCAAGTAGCGATGGAAAAATTATCAAAATAAACGCACTCAGTAAAGAAGTAACAGATGAGATTATCGCAGTAATAGAAAAAGAATTTGATGAGAGACCTCTCATCGTAGGATATGATAAAGATACAGAGCGCTTTTTGTATCCAAAAAAACTCAATATCCACCAAAAAGAGCTACTGCAGAACTATCACAACGACAAACGCGTACTCAACATCGATAGGCTTCAAGGCTTAGAACAAAATCTTAAAATAGTCTACTTAGGTGATGAAAAAACGCTGCAATCCATTGAGCAAAAAGTAAAATCTCTCTTTAAAGTAGAGAGTAAACTCAGTAAAGATCCATATCAAAACTGCCACTTTTTAACATTTTTACATCCTAAAGGAGATAAAGCTCACGCCCTAAAAGAACTTGAAGAGATAGTTGGTGTCTCTCCAAAGGATGTTACAGCCTTTGGTGATAGCCTCAATGATATTGGAATGTTTCGATTGAGTGGCAAAGCAGTTGCTGTTGCCAATGCACTCCAAAAGGTAAAAGAAGAAGCAGATATCGTACTTCCATGGAGCAATGATGAAGATGCAGTTGCGCGCTACCTCTCCACTCTTTAG
- a CDS encoding RsmB/NOP family class I SAM-dependent RNA methyltransferase codes for MEFFERVKKINPAILEAKKDSFSFRINHHRATIDEVIELLQKEGYTPQKVDWAEDVFTLPIEYRKPLVKTKTYTKNLIYIQNLSSIFAAYSLDVLPTDWVLDLAAAPGGKSLILSERAQKVSAVEPDKSRFFRMKRNFKEHGAKNIQTYNKDGRFIYKSCPEWFDKVFLDAPCSSEAHIDGEVTWWSMRRVRRFSKLQKELIISAFESLKPGGQMIYATCTYAPEENEEVIDFLLQKKPNAKVLPVEVPFTNYQGGITQWEDKHFNKEVKKCVRILPSGTYSGFFLALIKKK; via the coding sequence ATGGAGTTTTTTGAGCGCGTCAAAAAGATAAATCCGGCTATTTTAGAGGCGAAAAAAGATAGTTTTAGCTTTCGCATCAATCATCATAGAGCCACAATAGATGAGGTTATAGAACTTTTGCAAAAAGAGGGGTATACGCCCCAAAAAGTTGATTGGGCTGAAGATGTTTTTACATTGCCGATAGAATATAGAAAACCTCTTGTAAAAACGAAAACCTATACAAAAAATCTCATCTATATTCAAAATCTCTCCTCTATTTTTGCAGCATACTCTTTAGATGTTTTACCAACAGACTGGGTGCTCGATCTTGCTGCTGCTCCTGGTGGAAAGAGTTTGATATTGAGTGAGCGGGCACAAAAGGTGAGTGCAGTTGAGCCAGATAAGAGCCGCTTTTTTCGTATGAAGCGTAATTTTAAAGAGCATGGAGCAAAAAATATTCAAACATATAACAAAGATGGACGATTTATTTACAAAAGTTGTCCTGAGTGGTTTGATAAGGTTTTTTTGGATGCTCCTTGCAGTAGCGAAGCACATATTGATGGTGAGGTGACGTGGTGGAGCATGCGAAGAGTGAGGCGATTTAGTAAGCTTCAAAAGGAGCTTATTATTAGTGCCTTTGAGAGTCTCAAGCCAGGTGGCCAGATGATCTATGCGACCTGTACCTATGCTCCAGAAGAGAACGAAGAGGTTATTGACTTTTTACTCCAAAAAAAGCCAAATGCGAAAGTTTTGCCAGTGGAAGTGCCTTTTACAAACTATCAAGGGGGAATAACCCAGTGGGAAGATAAACATTTTAATAAAGAGGTAAAAAAGTGTGTACGTATTTTGCCAAGTGGAACGTATAGTGGATTTTTTTTAGCATTAATTAAGAAGAAATAA
- a CDS encoding shikimate kinase: MKNIVLIGFMGVGKGTLARAMAGKTDIYAIDTDDLIESLTNMKIKKIFKKKGEEYFRKLEQKTADWLASSVQNSIISTGGGFYKVKNLKSIGTIVYLQADFDWIYERITKSKNAKKKIKKRPLFKSYKDAKKLYEQRVPEYKSVADIIINVEDKNIDELIEEITSKIKF; encoded by the coding sequence ATGAAAAACATTGTACTTATTGGCTTCATGGGAGTGGGAAAAGGGACATTAGCAAGAGCAATGGCAGGCAAAACAGATATCTATGCAATCGATACAGATGACTTAATAGAGAGTCTTACAAATATGAAGATCAAAAAGATTTTTAAAAAAAAGGGTGAAGAGTATTTTAGAAAGCTGGAGCAAAAAACAGCAGACTGGCTTGCAAGCAGTGTACAAAACTCAATTATCTCTACTGGAGGTGGCTTTTATAAAGTCAAAAATCTTAAAAGTATTGGTACAATCGTTTATCTTCAAGCAGATTTTGATTGGATATATGAGCGCATCACAAAAAGTAAAAATGCTAAGAAAAAGATAAAAAAACGCCCTCTCTTTAAATCTTACAAAGATGCAAAAAAGCTCTATGAGCAAAGAGTACCTGAATATAAAAGTGTTGCAGATATAATTATCAATGTTGAAGATAAAAATATAGATGAATTAATAGAGGAGATAACTAGTAAAATAAAATTTTAG
- the dnaE gene encoding DNA polymerase III subunit alpha, translated as MKPNFTHLHLHTEYSLLDGANKIKALAKKAKELGMSAVAMTDHGNMFGAIDFYKTMKAEGLKPIIGMEAYLHNSDELGDKSTRQRFHLCLFAKNETGYKNLMFLSSMSYIEGFYYYPRINKKLLAKHSEGLICTSACLQGEVNWHLNTNERNTKFGAKGYEEAKKIALWYKEVFGDDFYLELMRHGIGDQQAIDEQIIKLSLETGIKIIATNDTHYLEKDDAEPHEAFMCIAMNKLYDDPKRLRHSVHEFYLKSPEEIAKLYADIPEALENTQEIVDKCNLELNLGNPTPPNFKFTVEYAKEYGIEVPKSDRYSFENDEVLFEHICKEGLQKRLEYIPKEEHQKYWERLQHEIDIIKKMKFPGYMIIVWDFVREAKKRGIPVGPGRGSAAGSLVAYAMGITDIDPLKYSLLFERFLNPERVSMPDIDMDFCQERRGEIIDYVVQKYGRYNVAQVITFGTLLAKGVIRDVARVLGLSYNDGDRMAKLIPDKLGITLKEAYEQEPKIKELIESDPKFERVWRFALALEGLKRNAGMHAAGVVISNEELWHKTPLYKPAGEETIVTQYSLNFLEDVDLIKFDFLGLKTLTVIDNAVKLVQKRYGKKIDWNAVDLNDKKVYELIQSGHTLGLFQIESSGMQRLNARLKPTTFEDIIAVLALYRPGPMESGMLDDFIERKHGRKKVYYPFEEVSFDELKETLEPTYGMIVYQEQVMQIVQTIGGFSLGEADIIRRAMGKKKRDLMEEYKRDFVKRASERGYDPKKAEILFELIEKFAGYGFNKSHSAAYAMITFQTAYLKAYYPQEFMAALLTSEQDNTDKIVKYVDEVRRLGIKLLPPDVKRSSLEFSATTIDGEDVILFGLGAIKGVGKTAVLSILEARAEGKFQDIDDFLQRIDPNKVNKKVLESLIKSGAMDSFGYSRRTLLLNIERIVETSHEIARAKKMAENSLFGDAQELIDIKLELDDKGEYELKQILEFEKETLGFYVSGHPLDDFRKELEQISYTLSSDLENIADSSEALFVGKVEEIKTKISNKGNKFGIVNIMDLHGNIEIMLFSDKLEELEQMDLEKPVAFKVYVTKNDSFTRIRCDKIMSLEEAKREKVNTTIEERYEEPLIIKLQLTHELQRLEELYNLAMRHPGKKPLKLVIMSKLQEVEIESQVCVNSEFAKEVQSLGIQVA; from the coding sequence ATGAAGCCAAACTTTACCCATCTGCATCTACATACTGAGTACTCCCTCCTTGATGGTGCTAATAAAATAAAAGCATTAGCAAAGAAGGCCAAAGAGCTTGGAATGAGTGCAGTAGCCATGACAGATCATGGCAATATGTTCGGAGCAATTGATTTTTATAAAACGATGAAGGCTGAAGGGCTCAAGCCCATTATTGGAATGGAAGCTTATTTACATAATTCCGATGAACTTGGCGATAAATCTACAAGACAACGCTTTCACTTATGTCTCTTTGCAAAAAATGAAACCGGCTATAAAAATTTAATGTTTTTAAGCTCTATGAGCTATATTGAGGGCTTTTACTACTATCCAAGAATAAATAAAAAACTTTTGGCCAAGCACTCTGAAGGACTTATTTGCACAAGTGCCTGCTTGCAAGGGGAGGTAAATTGGCACCTCAATACCAATGAGCGAAACACCAAATTTGGCGCAAAAGGGTATGAAGAGGCAAAAAAGATAGCACTATGGTATAAAGAGGTTTTTGGAGATGATTTTTATTTAGAGCTTATGCGCCATGGCATAGGCGATCAACAAGCAATCGATGAGCAGATAATTAAGCTTAGTTTAGAAACTGGTATTAAAATTATAGCAACGAACGATACCCACTATTTAGAAAAAGATGATGCAGAGCCCCATGAAGCCTTTATGTGTATTGCTATGAACAAGCTCTATGACGATCCAAAGAGGCTTCGCCATAGTGTACATGAGTTTTATCTCAAATCTCCCGAAGAGATTGCAAAACTCTATGCTGATATTCCAGAAGCTTTGGAAAATACGCAAGAGATCGTAGATAAGTGCAATCTTGAGCTCAACCTTGGAAATCCAACGCCTCCAAATTTCAAGTTTACAGTAGAGTATGCAAAAGAGTACGGAATTGAGGTTCCAAAAAGCGATCGATATAGCTTTGAAAATGATGAGGTACTCTTTGAGCATATCTGTAAAGAGGGTTTACAAAAAAGGCTTGAGTATATCCCAAAAGAGGAGCATCAAAAGTATTGGGAGAGGCTCCAACATGAGATTGATATCATAAAGAAGATGAAATTTCCAGGATATATGATAATAGTCTGGGACTTTGTGCGAGAAGCTAAAAAACGGGGTATTCCAGTGGGGCCTGGGAGGGGAAGTGCAGCAGGAAGCCTTGTGGCTTATGCCATGGGAATTACAGATATAGATCCGCTCAAATATAGTCTCCTTTTTGAGCGGTTTTTAAATCCAGAGCGGGTAAGTATGCCAGATATCGATATGGACTTTTGTCAAGAGCGTAGAGGTGAAATCATTGATTATGTTGTGCAAAAGTATGGAAGATATAATGTTGCGCAAGTTATTACCTTTGGTACGCTGCTTGCAAAAGGAGTAATTCGTGATGTAGCAAGAGTATTGGGACTCAGTTACAATGACGGGGATCGCATGGCAAAGCTTATCCCTGATAAGCTTGGTATTACTCTCAAAGAAGCCTATGAGCAAGAGCCAAAGATAAAAGAGCTTATTGAAAGTGATCCAAAATTTGAGAGAGTGTGGCGGTTTGCTCTGGCTTTGGAGGGGCTGAAACGCAATGCAGGAATGCACGCAGCTGGTGTGGTTATCAGTAATGAAGAGCTATGGCATAAAACTCCTCTTTATAAACCAGCAGGTGAAGAGACGATTGTGACGCAATATTCACTTAACTTCTTAGAAGATGTGGATTTAATCAAGTTTGACTTTTTGGGCTTGAAGACGTTGACAGTAATTGATAATGCTGTGAAGTTAGTACAAAAGCGCTATGGCAAAAAGATAGATTGGAATGCGGTTGATCTTAATGATAAAAAAGTTTATGAGCTCATACAAAGTGGTCATACTTTAGGGCTCTTCCAGATAGAGTCTTCTGGTATGCAGCGTCTTAATGCAAGACTCAAACCGACCACTTTTGAAGATATTATTGCGGTGCTTGCACTCTATCGTCCAGGTCCTATGGAATCAGGAATGCTTGATGATTTTATTGAGCGAAAGCATGGACGTAAAAAGGTTTACTATCCATTTGAAGAGGTGAGTTTTGATGAGCTAAAAGAGACGCTCGAGCCAACCTATGGGATGATTGTTTATCAAGAGCAGGTCATGCAGATTGTGCAGACGATTGGTGGATTTAGCCTTGGTGAAGCAGACATCATACGCCGTGCGATGGGAAAGAAAAAGCGTGATTTGATGGAAGAGTATAAGCGAGATTTTGTCAAAAGAGCAAGTGAACGAGGGTATGATCCAAAAAAAGCTGAAATACTCTTTGAGCTTATAGAAAAGTTTGCAGGGTATGGATTTAACAAGTCCCACTCTGCAGCTTATGCAATGATTACATTTCAAACAGCATATCTCAAAGCTTACTATCCCCAAGAGTTTATGGCAGCACTTCTTACCAGTGAGCAGGATAATACTGATAAGATTGTTAAGTATGTGGATGAAGTAAGACGCCTTGGCATTAAACTGCTTCCACCTGATGTAAAGAGATCGAGCCTTGAGTTTAGTGCTACTACAATTGATGGAGAAGATGTCATACTCTTTGGACTAGGAGCAATCAAAGGTGTAGGAAAAACAGCGGTACTCTCCATCCTTGAAGCAAGAGCAGAAGGAAAGTTTCAAGATATAGACGACTTTTTGCAGCGTATAGATCCTAATAAAGTGAATAAAAAGGTTCTAGAATCGCTCATAAAATCTGGAGCAATGGATAGCTTTGGCTATAGTCGCAGGACACTTTTACTCAATATTGAAAGAATAGTAGAAACATCCCATGAGATTGCAAGAGCTAAAAAAATGGCAGAAAACTCTCTCTTCGGTGATGCACAAGAGCTCATAGATATTAAGTTGGAGCTAGATGATAAGGGAGAGTATGAGCTCAAGCAGATACTTGAATTTGAAAAAGAGACTTTAGGTTTTTATGTATCTGGTCACCCACTTGATGATTTTAGAAAAGAGCTTGAGCAGATAAGTTATACACTCTCAAGTGATCTTGAAAATATTGCTGACTCTTCAGAAGCACTTTTTGTTGGAAAAGTTGAGGAGATAAAGACAAAAATAAGCAACAAGGGCAATAAGTTTGGTATCGTCAATATTATGGATTTGCACGGTAATATTGAGATAATGCTCTTTAGTGATAAACTTGAAGAGCTTGAGCAAATGGATCTGGAAAAACCTGTAGCTTTTAAAGTCTATGTGACGAAGAATGATAGTTTCACACGCATACGATGTGATAAAATCATGAGCCTTGAAGAGGCCAAAAGAGAAAAGGTCAATACTACTATAGAAGAGCGGTATGAAGAGCCACTTATTATAAAACTGCAGCTTACACATGAATTGCAACGCCTTGAAGAGCTTTATAATCTTGCCATGCGTCACCCTGGCAAAAAACCTCTCAAACTTGTAATTATGTCGAAACTCCAAGAGGTTGAAATAGAGTCACAAGTGTGTGTTAATAGTGAGTTTGCTAAAGAGGTACAGAGCTTAGGTATACAGGTGGCCTAA
- a CDS encoding DUF234 domain-containing protein: MRFWYRYIYPSFDLIIQHKYDKVMEFILGDLDNFVSLTFEELSNELLLERFPEALSSGSYWDHKVEIDILLELPHNEVIVGECKWKNSKICKKTLTALQKKSAIAGFTPKLYALFSKSSFSNELLKSQDKNLLLFDLEDFKEWSEKKAYKKREKKPYSFEF; the protein is encoded by the coding sequence TTGCGCTTTTGGTATCGTTATATCTATCCATCGTTTGATTTAATAATACAACACAAATATGATAAAGTGATGGAGTTTATCTTAGGAGATTTAGACAACTTTGTCAGTCTCACCTTTGAAGAACTCTCTAATGAACTCCTGCTTGAGCGTTTTCCTGAAGCTCTCAGCTCTGGAAGCTACTGGGATCATAAAGTAGAGATAGATATTTTACTTGAACTCCCACACAACGAAGTCATAGTTGGTGAATGCAAATGGAAAAATAGTAAAATTTGCAAAAAAACTCTCACGGCTTTACAAAAAAAGAGCGCTATAGCTGGGTTTACACCAAAACTCTATGCGCTCTTTTCAAAAAGCAGCTTTTCCAATGAACTTCTTAAATCTCAAGACAAGAACCTACTCCTCTTTGATCTTGAAGATTTTAAGGAGTGGAGCGAAAAAAAAGCGTATAAAAAAAGAGAGAAAAAGCCCTACTCTTTTGAATTTTAG
- a CDS encoding lipid-binding SYLF domain-containing protein: MKKLLALFFFTAFVWSSEDSILINAANTLDRFMAIPEERIPPKLLSRAQAIAIIPNLIRAGFVAGARYGKGVLFFKQKDNWSDPIFIKMYGASLGWQIGLESIDVILVFVDRSAASKVLQNGITLAADTSIAVGPVGRAGMVGAATKFKAQIYSYSRSMGAYIGVALAGSTLEIDYDANQRFYGCDPQKIYSIINGECNKKSEFVRILKNKLREYSSWQE, translated from the coding sequence ATGAAAAAGCTTTTAGCTCTTTTTTTCTTTACTGCATTTGTATGGAGTAGTGAAGATTCAATATTGATAAATGCTGCTAATACCCTTGATAGATTTATGGCGATTCCAGAAGAGCGTATTCCTCCAAAACTTCTATCACGAGCTCAAGCTATTGCTATTATTCCAAATCTTATTCGAGCAGGATTTGTAGCTGGTGCGCGATATGGGAAGGGAGTACTATTTTTCAAACAAAAAGATAATTGGAGCGATCCAATATTTATCAAAATGTATGGCGCAAGTTTGGGGTGGCAGATAGGTTTAGAAAGTATTGATGTGATTTTAGTGTTTGTAGATAGGAGTGCTGCTTCAAAAGTATTGCAAAATGGAATTACATTAGCTGCTGATACTTCAATAGCTGTTGGACCGGTTGGCAGAGCAGGAATGGTGGGGGCAGCTACAAAGTTTAAAGCACAAATCTATTCATATTCAAGGAGTATGGGTGCATATATTGGTGTAGCATTGGCTGGCTCTACTCTTGAAATAGATTATGATGCAAATCAGCGCTTTTATGGATGTGATCCGCAAAAAATCTACAGCATTATAAATGGTGAATGCAATAAAAAGAGTGAATTTGTACGTATACTCAAAAATAAGTTGCGAGAATACAGCTCATGGCAAGAGTAA
- a CDS encoding archaemetzincin family Zn-dependent metalloprotease: MRECNFKSIKIVNFDWKDKEGLAFLLVKLQEIFRIPVTIGPQASLPHNAFNVLRKQYLASSFLETLLLYKQDKEIVLGVTAQDIYEPNLNFVFGVATPIYAVALISTARLHNSFYGLPEDRNLFLKRVITEAVHEIGHTLGLKHCPNPHCVMHFSNTLADTDAKRYNFCSQCWKKVEKALCLT; the protein is encoded by the coding sequence ATGAGAGAGTGCAATTTTAAAAGTATAAAGATAGTAAATTTTGATTGGAAAGATAAAGAGGGTTTAGCGTTTTTGCTTGTAAAACTGCAAGAGATTTTTCGTATACCCGTAACAATTGGTCCTCAAGCTTCACTTCCGCATAACGCTTTTAATGTTTTGCGAAAACAATACCTTGCTTCATCTTTCTTAGAGACATTGCTTTTATATAAACAAGATAAAGAGATCGTACTAGGAGTTACTGCGCAAGATATTTATGAGCCAAACCTCAATTTTGTTTTTGGAGTTGCTACTCCTATCTATGCTGTAGCACTCATTTCCACGGCAAGACTGCATAATAGCTTTTACGGTTTGCCTGAAGATCGTAATCTTTTCCTCAAGCGTGTTATTACTGAAGCTGTGCATGAAATAGGCCATACATTAGGGCTCAAACACTGCCCTAATCCTCACTGTGTAATGCATTTTTCAAATACATTAGCAGATACAGATGCAAAAAGATACAATTTTTGTTCCCAATGTTGGAAGAAAGTAGAAAAGGCTTTGTGTTTAACATGA